A single window of Syntrophus aciditrophicus SB DNA harbors:
- a CDS encoding sigma-54-dependent transcriptional regulator — protein MQKSILIVDDEESICKSLGDILVDEGYEVQTVQSGEEAIRLLDEDLPGIVLLDIWLPGIDGMEVLKTIKSLHPKLPVVMMSGHGTIETAVKATKLGAFDFIEKPLSLEKIILTLKHALDLSRLEEENVLLKQKINRDYELTGKSPPIIELMEMISIVAPTNAWILIMGENGTGKELVARAIHRQSKRADKPMVEVNCAAIPEELIESELFGHEKGAFTGATEKKRGKFDIAHEGTIFLDEVADMSLKAQAKILRILQEKKFERVGGNKVIQLDVRVLAATNKDLEKEMEEGRFRQDLFYRLNVIPLKVPPLRSRKEDIPLLAERFLSDFALKEGEPGKTIQDDALALLMEHSWPGNVRELKNFIERLAIMTTSNVITVHDIPPLPRDGHKVEPFREPGFELLAGSFREAKMDFEKQYISRKLREFDGNISKTAESIGLERSNLHKKIKAYGLESKND, from the coding sequence ATGCAAAAATCAATACTGATTGTCGATGATGAAGAGAGTATCTGCAAGTCCCTGGGAGATATTCTTGTTGATGAAGGGTATGAGGTCCAGACTGTGCAGAGCGGCGAAGAGGCCATAAGACTCCTTGACGAGGATCTTCCCGGCATTGTGCTTCTGGATATTTGGCTGCCCGGGATAGACGGGATGGAAGTCCTGAAAACGATTAAAAGCCTGCATCCCAAACTGCCGGTGGTCATGATGTCCGGCCACGGAACGATAGAAACCGCTGTGAAGGCGACTAAACTGGGCGCCTTCGACTTCATTGAGAAGCCTCTTTCTCTGGAGAAGATCATCCTGACGCTGAAACATGCTCTGGATTTGTCCCGCCTTGAAGAAGAAAATGTTTTACTGAAACAGAAAATTAACCGGGATTATGAGCTGACCGGTAAAAGTCCCCCGATTATCGAGCTGATGGAAATGATCAGCATTGTGGCTCCCACTAATGCCTGGATTCTCATCATGGGGGAAAATGGAACGGGTAAGGAACTGGTAGCCCGTGCGATTCACCGTCAGAGCAAGCGGGCGGACAAGCCAATGGTTGAAGTGAATTGCGCGGCCATTCCCGAAGAACTTATCGAGAGCGAACTTTTTGGTCATGAGAAGGGCGCTTTTACCGGGGCCACGGAGAAGAAAAGGGGAAAATTCGATATCGCCCATGAAGGAACCATATTCCTTGACGAAGTGGCGGACATGAGTTTGAAGGCCCAAGCCAAGATTCTGAGAATCCTGCAGGAAAAAAAGTTTGAACGGGTTGGAGGGAACAAGGTGATCCAGCTCGACGTACGCGTCCTTGCCGCTACGAACAAAGATCTTGAAAAAGAAATGGAAGAAGGCCGATTCAGGCAGGACCTGTTTTATCGGCTTAATGTCATTCCGCTGAAAGTTCCTCCCCTGAGAAGCAGAAAAGAAGATATCCCTCTGCTGGCGGAACGGTTTCTGAGCGATTTTGCCCTGAAAGAGGGAGAGCCCGGAAAAACAATTCAGGATGATGCCTTGGCTCTTTTAATGGAGCATTCATGGCCGGGTAATGTGCGGGAACTCAAGAATTTCATTGAACGACTGGCGATCATGACGACCTCGAATGTGATCACCGTTCATGACATTCCACCTCTTCCAAGGGATGGCCATAAAGTCGAGCCATTCAGAGAACCCGGATTTGAGCTCTTGGCCGGCTCGTTCCGGGAGGCCAAGATGGATTTTGAAAAACAGTATATTTCCAGAAAACTCCGTGAATTTGACGGAAACATCTCAAAAACAGCCGAGTCCATTGGCCTGGAGCGAAGCAATCTGCACAAGAAAATCAAGGCCTATGGTCTGGAGAGCAAAAACGATTAA
- a CDS encoding MBL fold metallo-hydrolase, giving the protein MLVIRQMQVGSMAVFAYLVGDSETGDALVIDPADNIDGILATAEKNNLRIKYIVNTHGHIDHISGNREMKSRTDAPIIIHEGDARMLGNTSPMLLHMFGAEDSPPADMTVKDGDTITVGKISLKVIHTPGHSPGGMCLYIKGFVFTGDTLFVESVGRTDLNGSSASQMFRSIREKLLTLPDDTQVLPGHNYGRTSTSTIGHEKIYNPFLQ; this is encoded by the coding sequence ATGCTCGTCATTCGGCAGATGCAGGTCGGTTCAATGGCTGTCTTCGCCTATCTTGTCGGCGATTCTGAAACGGGAGATGCCCTGGTCATCGATCCGGCAGACAACATTGACGGCATCCTTGCCACGGCCGAGAAAAACAATCTGCGCATCAAATACATCGTCAATACACATGGGCATATTGATCACATCAGTGGAAACCGGGAAATGAAATCCAGAACGGACGCACCCATCATTATCCACGAAGGGGATGCCCGCATGCTGGGCAATACTTCTCCCATGCTGCTGCACATGTTCGGGGCGGAAGACTCCCCACCAGCCGACATGACAGTGAAAGATGGCGATACGATTACCGTGGGCAAAATTTCCCTGAAGGTCATCCATACCCCGGGACACTCTCCAGGAGGAATGTGCCTTTATATTAAAGGGTTTGTCTTTACCGGCGATACCTTATTCGTTGAAAGCGTCGGCCGAACGGATTTGAACGGTTCCTCGGCTTCCCAGATGTTCCGCTCAATCAGGGAAAAGTTACTGACGCTGCCCGACGACACCCAGGTGTTGCCGGGACACAACTATGGCAGAACCTCCACATCGACCATAGGTCACGAGAAAATCTATAATCCTTTTTTGCAGTGA
- the rsmB gene encoding 16S rRNA (cytosine(967)-C(5))-methyltransferase RsmB: MFPIFSAGTSSQPGRCWAEVKISPRSLAVEILDRIDTTGAFAEPLLDAFLRDHLLDSAPDRHLLTSLVYGTLRMRGRLDWIIQQLYQGRFSSMQGGIRNILRTALYQFLFMERIPAFALVDEAVELAKLRYPGREKLVNALLRNAVRKVSANELSYPDFQKTPVEHIAVMHSHPPWLVRRWLSVYGTERCRSLCMANNQVPPVAIRVNSLKADRSTLKEILEHEGFTVSESSFSPDALLITDPPRHLRLTSTSREGLFILQDEASQLIGRLVAPAAGEAILDVCCGTGVKTTHLASLMSNQGRILAVDLYPAKLEALNRLSSRMGISNIEIRQADASTMEDETAFRNMFDRILVDAPCSGLGTLRRNPEIKWRLQPRALPSYSRLQEQILNRAAAFLHRGGCLVYSTCTILPEENELLIGKFLSRHDEFRQIRLSDASFAYPTLVDENGFFRTAPDTSGMDGFFAALLTKE, encoded by the coding sequence ATGTTTCCGATTTTCTCCGCGGGCACAAGCTCTCAACCGGGACGGTGCTGGGCTGAAGTGAAAATCTCGCCGCGCAGTCTGGCTGTCGAAATTCTGGATCGTATCGATACAACAGGGGCTTTCGCAGAACCCCTTCTTGATGCCTTCCTCCGCGACCACCTCCTTGACAGCGCCCCGGACCGCCATCTCCTGACTTCCCTGGTTTATGGCACCCTGAGAATGAGAGGCCGCCTGGACTGGATCATTCAGCAGCTTTATCAGGGACGTTTTTCGTCCATGCAGGGAGGGATTCGAAACATATTGAGAACCGCCCTGTATCAATTCCTTTTCATGGAAAGGATCCCCGCTTTCGCCCTGGTCGACGAAGCTGTTGAGCTGGCCAAACTGCGTTATCCCGGCAGGGAAAAACTGGTCAATGCCCTCCTGAGAAACGCCGTGCGAAAAGTGTCAGCCAATGAACTCTCCTATCCAGACTTTCAGAAGACTCCCGTCGAACACATCGCCGTCATGCACTCCCATCCTCCCTGGCTGGTTCGCCGTTGGTTGTCAGTTTACGGTACGGAACGGTGCCGCTCGCTCTGCATGGCCAACAATCAGGTACCGCCAGTGGCGATTCGTGTCAATTCGCTTAAAGCAGACCGGTCCACGCTGAAGGAAATCCTCGAACATGAGGGATTCACCGTTTCCGAATCCTCTTTCTCACCCGACGCATTGCTGATTACCGATCCGCCCCGACATCTCCGCTTAACTTCCACAAGCAGGGAAGGACTCTTTATTCTTCAGGATGAGGCGTCTCAGTTGATTGGCCGTCTTGTAGCCCCGGCGGCCGGAGAAGCCATCCTTGACGTGTGCTGCGGCACGGGGGTTAAAACAACGCATCTGGCGTCCCTGATGAGCAATCAGGGACGCATTCTGGCTGTGGACCTTTATCCGGCAAAGCTTGAAGCCCTGAATCGCCTGAGTTCAAGGATGGGGATTTCCAATATTGAAATCCGTCAGGCGGACGCCTCGACAATGGAGGATGAAACAGCATTCCGGAATATGTTCGACCGCATCCTCGTTGACGCCCCCTGCTCAGGACTGGGAACCCTGCGAAGAAACCCGGAAATCAAATGGCGTCTGCAACCCCGGGCTCTGCCGTCCTACAGCCGCCTCCAGGAACAGATTCTGAACCGTGCCGCAGCTTTTCTTCATCGCGGCGGATGCCTTGTCTACAGCACCTGCACAATCCTGCCGGAGGAAAACGAGCTTCTCATCGGAAAATTTCTCTCCCGCCATGATGAATTCAGGCAAATCAGGCTCTCTGATGCTTCATTTGCTTACCCGACGCTGGTCGACGAAAACGGTTTTTTCAGAACGGCCCCCGACACTTCGGGCATGGATGGGTTTTTCGCAGCTCTTCTGACTAAAGAGTGA
- a CDS encoding phosphoribosylaminoimidazolesuccinocarboxamide synthase: MEKMGLIKTRFEGLKLFSVGKVRDIYDLDTHLLIVATDRISAFDVVMREPIPDKGKILTQMSAFWFKKMEDIVGNHLVSTDPADYPSQCEPYRKDLEGRSMLVRKASPLPVECIVRGYLSGSGWQDYRMKKAVSGIRLPDGLKESSKLAEPIFTPTTKAPEGEHDSPITRKETEDILGVENTGKIIEISLAIYKRASKIADQAGIIIADTKMEFGLVDGELILIDELLTPDSSRFWPKADYVEGRPQKSFDKQFLRDYLLSLSWNQKPPAPQLPDAIIMKTREKYEEALKRLVT, from the coding sequence ATGGAAAAGATGGGCCTGATAAAAACCCGTTTTGAAGGACTGAAGCTGTTCAGTGTAGGCAAGGTTCGCGACATTTACGACCTTGACACCCATCTTCTCATTGTTGCCACGGACCGGATTTCGGCTTTCGATGTGGTCATGCGCGAACCCATTCCGGATAAGGGTAAAATCCTGACTCAGATGTCCGCCTTCTGGTTTAAGAAAATGGAAGATATTGTCGGTAATCATCTTGTCTCGACCGACCCGGCTGACTATCCTTCACAGTGTGAACCCTACCGGAAGGATCTGGAAGGAAGAAGCATGCTTGTCAGAAAGGCTTCCCCCCTTCCGGTGGAATGCATCGTTCGCGGATATCTGAGCGGGTCAGGATGGCAGGATTATCGGATGAAGAAGGCGGTCTCGGGTATTCGACTGCCCGACGGGCTGAAGGAATCATCGAAACTTGCGGAGCCGATCTTTACTCCAACGACAAAAGCCCCTGAAGGCGAACATGATTCTCCCATTACCCGAAAAGAAACAGAAGACATCCTGGGCGTCGAAAACACGGGAAAAATTATCGAGATCAGTCTCGCCATTTACAAACGGGCATCAAAGATCGCGGATCAGGCGGGAATCATCATAGCCGATACGAAAATGGAGTTCGGCCTTGTGGACGGCGAACTGATTCTGATCGATGAACTGCTTACGCCCGATTCCTCACGATTCTGGCCCAAGGCGGATTATGTCGAAGGCCGCCCGCAGAAAAGCTTTGACAAACAGTTTCTCCGCGACTACCTCCTGTCCCTGAGTTGGAATCAAAAACCACCGGCGCCCCAGCTTCCGGATGCAATCATCATGAAGACCCGGGAAAAATATGAGGAAGCCCTGAAGCGCCTTGTTACGTAA
- a CDS encoding DUF4390 domain-containing protein — MKNKILVLLIITIVLLLFPLFYNHYAIDYSEIKIRDVLVTNDNTNVLVYARVSHFTPDLEKAILAGVPTTFSFKIEFYQDEEFWFDKRLAQVEVKKNIKYDQIKKTFYLTSDFERAPAVFQGFDVAWPAIAEINGIPIINTKHLNQDQKYYARIKMEWENYRLPFYAKLIRIFLSFRDFETDWQSQPFHFQQ; from the coding sequence ATGAAAAACAAGATTTTAGTTTTATTAATTATTACAATTGTTCTGCTGCTTTTCCCACTTTTTTATAATCATTATGCGATTGATTACAGTGAAATAAAAATCAGGGATGTTCTGGTGACGAATGACAACACGAACGTCCTTGTTTATGCGCGGGTATCTCACTTCACTCCGGATCTCGAAAAGGCCATTCTTGCCGGAGTTCCCACGACATTCTCTTTCAAAATAGAGTTCTATCAGGATGAGGAATTCTGGTTCGATAAAAGACTGGCGCAAGTCGAAGTAAAAAAGAACATCAAGTATGACCAGATCAAGAAAACTTTTTATCTGACGTCGGATTTCGAGAGAGCGCCCGCTGTATTTCAGGGATTTGATGTGGCCTGGCCGGCCATAGCCGAGATCAACGGAATCCCCATCATAAATACGAAGCATCTTAATCAGGATCAGAAATATTATGCCCGAATTAAAATGGAATGGGAGAATTACCGTTTACCTTTTTATGCGAAGTTGATTCGGATTTTTTTATCATTCCGGGATTTTGAAACAGACTGGCAAAGTCAGCCTTTTCATTTTCAGCAATGA
- a CDS encoding sensor histidine kinase has product MNRNSQIKNNIDEVQRRRRDLILIVVTVLCILAFSFIEHHLFQEEYLLPESNNILIFGLININIILIILLIFLIVRNVVKLVFERRQGVIGSKMRTKLVAAFVSLSLIPTILLFLVSINFLSYSIDNWFNVRVGDALNKTMEVTQIYYKQYEKNAKYHAGQLSADIMENQLYEKERVDYLKTLVEQRQKQIKTTVIEIYVDNRKKGMVFPGPEHADIKTISPTPQVMEEVFAGNEISIIQPSEDGEFISGLSPIYSSAEPSEAIGAVVVSYYIPKEIVDKVSVISRASEQYSQLHLMKNPIKISYIITLSIVTLLIIFSATWFGLYMAKGITVPILNLADATRRIARGDLNHQIDIVADDEIGVLVEAFNSMTRDLKQSNENLEQANMDLEQRRKYMATVLHNVSAGVISVDEEGFITTINRAAERMLDIRLEKVINRRYEDILSTEHMNLAEDLLQELAKSGKNQIEKQIELMLKDRVLTILMTMTLVRDGEGHERGMVVVFEDLTQLQQAERAAAWREVARRMAHEIKNPLTPIQLSAQRLQRKYGERLAEDGAVFYECTRTIIDQVEILKNLVNEFFRYARMPVTRPMPSNLNETVTDAVALFQDAHKDIRFEFNLSEEMPKVILDTEQIKRVIVNLLDNAVAAVSKNDGCIKIRTFYDRINNRAITEVADNGCGVPAGNKVKVFEPYFSTKKTGTGLGLAIVSSIISDHNGHIKISNNAPRGTVVRFDLPVLENLT; this is encoded by the coding sequence ATGAACAGGAACAGCCAAATCAAGAATAATATCGACGAAGTGCAGAGGAGGCGCCGTGATCTGATCCTGATTGTCGTGACGGTGTTGTGCATCCTTGCTTTTTCATTCATCGAACATCACCTTTTTCAAGAGGAATATCTTCTTCCCGAGTCGAATAACATCCTTATTTTCGGTCTGATCAATATCAATATCATCTTGATCATCCTGCTGATTTTCTTGATTGTCAGGAATGTGGTCAAGCTGGTCTTTGAAAGACGCCAGGGTGTTATCGGGTCAAAAATGAGAACGAAACTGGTGGCCGCCTTCGTTTCTCTTTCCCTCATTCCAACCATCCTGCTCTTTCTGGTATCGATTAACTTTTTATCCTACAGCATCGACAACTGGTTTAATGTCCGGGTGGGTGACGCATTGAATAAAACGATGGAAGTCACCCAGATTTATTACAAGCAATATGAAAAGAATGCGAAGTATCATGCAGGCCAGTTGAGTGCCGATATCATGGAAAATCAGCTTTATGAAAAAGAAAGAGTCGATTATCTGAAGACGCTGGTTGAACAAAGGCAGAAACAGATTAAAACTACAGTCATCGAAATATACGTGGATAACCGGAAGAAAGGGATGGTGTTTCCCGGTCCGGAGCACGCTGATATCAAAACCATATCTCCTACCCCCCAGGTTATGGAGGAGGTTTTTGCCGGGAATGAGATTTCAATCATCCAGCCTTCGGAGGATGGGGAATTCATCAGCGGATTGTCCCCCATTTATTCCAGTGCAGAGCCTTCTGAAGCTATCGGCGCCGTTGTAGTCAGTTATTATATCCCGAAAGAAATCGTCGACAAAGTTTCGGTGATATCCAGGGCTTCAGAACAATACAGCCAACTTCATCTCATGAAGAATCCCATCAAAATCAGTTACATCATCACTTTGTCCATTGTGACGCTCCTGATTATTTTTTCCGCTACCTGGTTTGGCTTGTACATGGCCAAAGGGATTACGGTGCCGATCCTGAATCTTGCCGATGCGACAAGGCGTATTGCCCGGGGGGATCTGAATCACCAGATTGACATTGTCGCTGATGATGAAATCGGAGTTCTTGTTGAAGCCTTCAATTCAATGACCAGAGATTTGAAGCAGAGCAACGAAAATCTCGAACAGGCCAACATGGATCTTGAGCAGAGACGGAAATATATGGCGACGGTTCTTCATAACGTTTCTGCCGGTGTGATTTCCGTTGATGAAGAAGGGTTTATTACGACGATCAACAGAGCAGCGGAAAGAATGCTCGACATTCGACTGGAAAAGGTAATCAATCGACGATATGAAGACATTCTGTCGACTGAGCATATGAATCTTGCCGAAGATCTTTTACAAGAACTGGCGAAAAGCGGAAAGAACCAGATCGAAAAACAGATTGAACTGATGCTCAAGGACCGAGTCTTGACCATTCTCATGACCATGACGCTTGTGAGGGATGGCGAGGGTCATGAGAGAGGGATGGTTGTCGTCTTTGAGGATCTTACTCAGCTGCAGCAAGCCGAGCGGGCTGCGGCGTGGCGTGAAGTGGCTCGACGGATGGCTCATGAAATCAAGAACCCATTGACGCCGATTCAGTTGTCTGCCCAGAGGCTCCAGCGCAAGTATGGCGAGCGGTTGGCTGAGGATGGGGCTGTTTTTTATGAATGCACCCGGACCATTATTGATCAGGTCGAGATTCTGAAAAATCTGGTGAATGAATTTTTCCGTTATGCCCGGATGCCGGTGACGCGTCCCATGCCCAGCAACCTGAATGAAACTGTAACCGATGCCGTTGCTCTTTTCCAGGATGCCCATAAGGACATCAGGTTCGAGTTTAATTTGAGCGAAGAAATGCCGAAGGTGATTCTGGATACAGAGCAGATTAAAAGGGTCATCGTCAACCTGCTGGATAATGCCGTGGCTGCTGTCAGTAAAAATGACGGATGTATAAAAATCAGGACCTTTTACGACAGGATCAACAACCGGGCGATCACGGAGGTTGCCGATAACGGCTGCGGCGTTCCTGCGGGGAATAAGGTAAAGGTGTTTGAACCGTATTTTTCCACGAAAAAAACCGGAACAGGTCTTGGATTAGCGATTGTCAGCTCCATCATTTCCGATCACAATGGACATATAAAGATCTCCAATAATGCTCCCCGTGGCACGGTTGTCAGGTTTGATCTGCCCGTCCTGGAAAACCTGACATAA
- the dnaJ gene encoding molecular chaperone DnaJ: MVKSCYYDVLGTTRDATEEEIKKSYRKMAMRYHPDRNPGDKEAEEKFKQAAEAYEVLSDRKKREIYDRYGHDGLSNTGFQGFSGFDDIFSSFGDIFEDIFGFSTSRSRTAGRAGADLRYDLTLPFLEAVFGTAKDLNISKSAQCFECHGSGADPGSDVKTCSYCGGRGQVVQSSGFFSIRTTCPECHGYGKIIVKRCKTCHGTGRTTIEKTVHVKIPAGVETSSRLRLRGEGEDGEFGGPNGDLYVFLTVDPHEFFERRGNDVHCRIPISFVQAALGDKIEVPTLMGTEKLKIPRGTQNATQFRLKGKGIPHIRGFGSGDQIIEITVSVPTDLTRKQEELLLEFARLCGGQGR; the protein is encoded by the coding sequence ATGGTAAAAAGTTGTTATTATGATGTCCTGGGAACAACTCGGGATGCCACAGAAGAAGAAATTAAAAAAAGCTATCGCAAAATGGCCATGAGATACCACCCGGACCGCAATCCGGGGGACAAAGAGGCTGAAGAAAAATTCAAACAGGCAGCCGAAGCCTATGAAGTGCTGAGCGACAGAAAAAAGCGGGAAATATACGATCGATATGGACACGATGGTCTCAGCAACACCGGATTTCAGGGATTTTCCGGATTTGATGATATTTTTTCAAGTTTTGGCGATATTTTTGAAGACATCTTCGGGTTCAGCACATCCCGTTCCCGAACAGCGGGACGGGCCGGAGCTGACCTTCGTTATGATTTGACTTTGCCATTTCTGGAAGCAGTCTTTGGAACCGCCAAGGATCTCAATATAAGCAAATCGGCTCAATGCTTCGAATGTCACGGTTCAGGAGCTGATCCCGGATCGGATGTCAAGACCTGCAGTTATTGCGGCGGACGTGGACAGGTTGTTCAATCCAGCGGATTCTTCAGCATTCGAACCACGTGTCCCGAGTGCCACGGTTATGGCAAAATTATTGTTAAGCGCTGCAAGACCTGCCATGGAACGGGCAGAACAACCATTGAGAAAACCGTTCATGTCAAGATACCGGCCGGCGTCGAAACGAGTTCCCGGCTGCGGCTTCGCGGAGAAGGCGAAGATGGAGAATTCGGAGGACCGAATGGCGATCTGTATGTTTTCCTGACTGTCGACCCTCATGAATTCTTTGAGAGAAGAGGAAACGACGTCCACTGCAGGATCCCGATTTCTTTTGTGCAGGCTGCACTGGGAGATAAAATCGAGGTGCCGACCCTGATGGGAACAGAAAAGTTGAAAATTCCCAGGGGAACGCAAAACGCAACACAATTCCGTCTGAAAGGTAAAGGCATCCCTCACATCAGGGGATTTGGAAGTGGAGACCAGATCATCGAAATCACGGTTTCCGTCCCGACTGATTTAACGCGGAAACAGGAAGAGCTTCTGCTTGAATTCGCAAGACTTTGCGGTGGACAGGGGAGGTAG
- the fmt gene encoding methionyl-tRNA formyltransferase — protein MAKISILFMGTPEFALPSLEILVRNGYPIAAVVTQPDRPKGRGKQLVAPPVKIAATSYQIPVLQPPGIKDPAFLEILEKISPDLIVVAAFGQILPKTVLDFPPLGCINVHPSLLPRYRGAAPINWTLIHGETRTGVTIMYMDEGLDTGDILLQEETPIPPEENFGILHDRLSNLGADLLLRAVRLLEAHQAPRNPQEDSLSSYAPMLKKEDGLIRWSEEVSTIANRIRGLSPAPGAYTFLNGKTLKIFAAAGIEQSVPGQPGEVGKLTDQGLQVTAGNGYVVLQDVQMENRKRMNVSDFLRGHKLSTGTVLG, from the coding sequence ATGGCGAAAATCAGTATATTGTTCATGGGAACCCCCGAATTCGCGTTGCCTTCACTGGAAATCCTGGTCAGGAACGGGTATCCCATCGCTGCCGTGGTCACTCAGCCGGACCGCCCGAAAGGACGGGGAAAGCAATTGGTGGCTCCTCCTGTTAAAATCGCGGCGACGAGTTACCAGATCCCGGTTCTGCAGCCTCCAGGGATCAAAGACCCGGCTTTTCTGGAAATCCTGGAAAAGATTTCCCCGGACCTGATCGTCGTTGCCGCCTTCGGACAGATCCTGCCCAAAACTGTCCTGGATTTTCCTCCCCTGGGATGCATCAACGTCCATCCTTCACTGCTCCCCAGGTATCGCGGCGCCGCGCCGATCAACTGGACGCTTATTCATGGTGAAACCAGAACCGGCGTCACCATCATGTACATGGATGAAGGGCTGGATACAGGCGATATCCTGCTCCAGGAAGAGACTCCTATTCCCCCTGAGGAAAACTTCGGCATCCTGCACGATCGCCTTTCCAATCTGGGAGCGGATCTGCTCCTTCGAGCGGTGCGGCTGCTTGAAGCACATCAGGCGCCCCGCAACCCTCAGGAAGATTCTCTCAGTTCCTACGCGCCGATGCTGAAAAAGGAGGACGGCCTGATCCGCTGGAGCGAAGAGGTTTCAACCATCGCCAACCGCATACGGGGATTGTCCCCTGCCCCTGGAGCCTATACCTTTCTAAACGGCAAAACCCTGAAGATCTTCGCGGCCGCAGGAATCGAACAGTCCGTACCCGGACAACCCGGCGAGGTCGGAAAATTGACGGATCAGGGATTGCAGGTGACCGCGGGAAACGGTTATGTCGTTTTGCAGGATGTTCAGATGGAAAACCGGAAAAGAATGAATGTTTCCGATTTTCTCCGCGGGCACAAGCTCTCAACCGGGACGGTGCTGGGCTGA
- the minE gene encoding cell division topological specificity factor MinE has protein sequence MSILDYLRSLQKRRSASIAKERLQIIVAHERNGLSRRTLDFLPLLQKELLDVVRKYVEVSDSQIKVNLEKNGNYEVLEVNIALADAEGRFSMS, from the coding sequence ATGAGTATCCTTGACTACTTACGTTCCCTGCAAAAAAGAAGAAGCGCTTCTATCGCTAAAGAGCGCTTGCAGATAATCGTGGCCCACGAACGCAACGGTCTCAGCCGCCGTACTCTTGATTTTCTTCCCCTTCTGCAGAAAGAACTGCTGGATGTCGTCAGAAAATACGTCGAGGTGTCCGACAGCCAGATTAAGGTAAATCTGGAAAAGAACGGCAATTATGAGGTTCTTGAGGTCAACATTGCTCTTGCTGATGCGGAAGGCCGTTTCAGCATGTCTTAG
- the minD gene encoding septum site-determining protein MinD, with translation MAKIIVVTSGKGGVGKTTTSAALSTGLALRGHRTVVIDFDIGLRNLDLIMGCERRVVYDFINVINGEGNLNQALIKDKRVENLFILPASQTRDKEALTVKGIEAVFAELQERFDYIVCDSPAGIEHGAIMAMYFADEAIIVTNPEVSSVRDSDRIIGILSSKTHRAKNGDDPIQTHLLVTRYFPKRVNTGDMLSAKDIQEILAIPLLGIIPESPSVLQASNAGIPVTLDDKSDAGQAYLDVVARFLGEDRPLRYMNKKSLFARLFGK, from the coding sequence TTGGCTAAAATAATTGTTGTTACCTCTGGGAAAGGTGGCGTGGGTAAAACCACGACCAGCGCCGCGTTGTCTACAGGACTCGCGTTGCGCGGGCACCGGACGGTTGTCATCGATTTTGACATCGGATTGCGTAATCTGGACCTGATCATGGGGTGCGAGCGGCGTGTTGTTTATGACTTCATCAATGTCATCAATGGGGAGGGAAACCTCAATCAGGCATTGATCAAAGACAAACGGGTTGAAAATCTCTTTATCCTGCCCGCATCGCAGACCCGAGACAAGGAAGCGCTTACCGTAAAGGGCATTGAAGCTGTTTTTGCGGAACTGCAAGAACGCTTTGATTATATAGTCTGCGACTCGCCTGCCGGAATTGAACACGGCGCAATCATGGCCATGTATTTTGCCGACGAAGCCATTATCGTAACCAACCCGGAAGTGTCTTCCGTGCGCGATTCCGATCGAATCATCGGCATTCTGTCGAGCAAGACCCACAGGGCCAAGAACGGGGATGATCCCATTCAAACGCACCTGCTTGTTACCCGGTACTTCCCCAAAAGGGTTAACACCGGCGACATGCTCAGCGCCAAGGATATTCAGGAAATTTTAGCGATCCCCCTGCTGGGCATTATCCCGGAATCGCCATCGGTGCTTCAGGCATCCAATGCCGGCATTCCGGTGACCCTGGATGATAAAAGCGATGCGGGACAGGCCTATCTGGATGTGGTCGCGCGGTTTCTCGGCGAGGATCGTCCACTACGGTACATGAACAAAAAAAGCTTATTTGCTCGTTTATTTGGGAAATAG
- a CDS encoding DUF3568 domain-containing protein: protein MKSSNIKRSLFGIIPILFISLTLGCQALLVGGAAVGAGTGTYLFVNGELKTDYPYPFEKVWTACERTVADMRGTAVEPVKEISQGTISTKINNEMVKFTVTFKDKNLTTVGIRVGIIGDEKASKLLHGKIKDNISRW, encoded by the coding sequence ATGAAAAGTTCGAACATAAAAAGAAGCCTGTTCGGGATCATACCGATTTTATTTATTTCTCTTACTTTAGGCTGTCAGGCGCTCCTGGTAGGCGGCGCGGCCGTCGGCGCGGGAACGGGAACCTATTTGTTTGTCAACGGCGAACTGAAAACGGACTATCCCTACCCTTTCGAAAAAGTCTGGACTGCATGCGAAAGGACTGTCGCGGACATGCGCGGCACCGCTGTCGAGCCTGTAAAGGAAATCAGTCAGGGAACGATTTCCACCAAAATCAACAACGAAATGGTTAAATTCACCGTCACATTTAAAGATAAAAATTTGACCACTGTGGGGATTCGCGTGGGTATCATAGGCGATGAGAAGGCTTCAAAGCTCCTCCATGGCAAGATCAAAGATAACATTTCCCGGTGGTAG